TCGTCGTTCAACTTACAAGGGTATAGTCCAAGGCGCAATGTTCCGCCAAGGTCCTCGATGTCTTTTTGCTCTGGTAAAAGGTCGATGATTGGGAATGGCGTTTCCGGGTTAAGCTCAGCAGAGTGCGCACCTTCAAACCCAAGAACGTTACGTGCAAACTCAACAGAAGCAAGCTGCATGCCAAGACAGATACCGAAGAATGGCACCTTTTTCTCACGCGCATAGCGAATCGCTTCGATTTTCCCTTCTACGCCGCGGTCACCGAACCCGCCTGGTACAAGGATTCCGTCTGCGCTTTGCAATAGCTCGCCCACGTTTTCAGCTGTTACCTCTTCTGAGTTAATCCAGTTGATTTTCACATCTGCATCGTACTCGTATCCAGCATGACGCAATGCTTCCGCAACAGAAAGATATGCATCTTGAAGTTCCACATATTTTCCGACAAGGGCGATCGTCGTTTTCTTGGAAAGGTTTTTCACCTTGTTCACAAGTGCCGTCCATTCTGTCATGTCTGCCTCGCCTTTTGTCTCAAGCTTCAGGTGATCAACTACGATGTTGTCCATGTTTTGCGCTTGATAAGCTAATGGCACTTCGTAAAGCGTGTCCGCATCGATGGATTCAATAACCGCCTTCTCATCGATATCACAGAACAAGGCAATCTTGTCTTTCATATCTTGGGAGATCGGCATTTCAGAACGCAAGACGATGATGTTTGGCTGAATTCCAAGACCGCGAAGTTCTTTTACACTGTGTTGTGTCGGCTTTGTTTTCAGCTCACCTGCCACACGGATATAAGGAACAAGCGTACAGTGGATGTACATCACGTTGTCGCGACCGATGTCACTCTTGATTTGGCGGATTGCCTCAAGGTAAGGAAGTGACTCGATATCCCCTACTGTTCCACCGATTTCTGTGATAACGACGTCTGCATTCGTCTCACGGCCAGCACGGAAAACGCGCTCTTTGATTTCGTTTGTGATGTGCGGGATAACTTGAACTGTTCCGCCCAAATAGTCGCCGCGGCGTTCTTTTTTCAGGAC
This window of the Sutcliffiella horikoshii genome carries:
- a CDS encoding CTP synthase, with amino-acid sequence MTKYIFVTGGVVSSLGKGITAASLGRLLKNRGLDVTIQKFDPYINVDPGTMSPYQHGEVFVTGDGAETDLDLGHYERFIDINLNKYSNVTTGKIYSTVLKKERRGDYLGGTVQVIPHITNEIKERVFRAGRETNADVVITEIGGTVGDIESLPYLEAIRQIKSDIGRDNVMYIHCTLVPYIRVAGELKTKPTQHSVKELRGLGIQPNIIVLRSEMPISQDMKDKIALFCDIDEKAVIESIDADTLYEVPLAYQAQNMDNIVVDHLKLETKGEADMTEWTALVNKVKNLSKKTTIALVGKYVELQDAYLSVAEALRHAGYEYDADVKINWINSEEVTAENVGELLQSADGILVPGGFGDRGVEGKIEAIRYAREKKVPFFGICLGMQLASVEFARNVLGFEGAHSAELNPETPFPIIDLLPEQKDIEDLGGTLRLGLYPCKLNDDSLAQKAYADEVVYERHRHRYEFNNQYRQQMEEHGFIFSGTSPDGRLVEVIEIKDHPWFLASQFHPEFTSRPNRPQPLFRDFVAASLKNAEVMA